From the Eschrichtius robustus isolate mEscRob2 chromosome 19, mEscRob2.pri, whole genome shotgun sequence genome, the window GGCCTGGGGCCAACTCCTAAAGCACGGTCTCCTCTGCCAGGCCGGCCGAGCCCCTGGCCGCCACTCTGGCCTGTCAGCCGGTTCCGGGCCGCTGCTCGTCAAACCTACCGTTGCGGGTTTGCGCAGGAGGCGGGGCGGGTGTAACACGCTGGAACAGGGTTCTCCGAGGCGGGGCTCGGCGCACGCTCCCACCCCAGCGTGGACTGAGCCCAGCTCGGCTTCCGCCCAGCCCTGACCTCCGCCCTTCAGTCCACGTCGAGTGGGCGCGCCAGGCCCCCGGGTCGGCGTGACTCGCAGTGCGCGCCAGGCAAGTCCCGTGGGTTGGACACGCAGCCACGCGCTCCCTCCCCCGCGGCCCGCGCACCTGTCCTGGGCGTGGCCCGATGCCCCGccccgcggccccgccccgcgGCCCCGCCTCGCCCCGGCCGCGCCGCGCGCTGGTTGGCCGAGGCGGCGCGCTGTGCTAATGACCTGACCCTCCCGGCACCTGTGGGCCGCGCTGCCCGCGGGCGCCGGCGTACGCACAGTGCGACCCGCGCCAGGGCACCATGCCGCGCTCCTTCCTGGTGAAGACGCACTCCAGCCACAGGGTCCCCAACTACGGGCAGCTGGAGAGGCAGAGAGGTAGGGGCTGCgggctcccctgccctgcccagggctcgacTCCCGCGGGGCAGGAGGGGCGAGAACCCCGGGAACGGGAACACCTGTCCCAGGTGGGAGGAGGGGCCCGAGACCACGAGGCTGGAGGTAGAAAGGTGGCCCGCGGGCGTCTTACCCACTTCAGGGACCCCAGCCTCGCGTCGGGCAGATTGGGTGGGGATTTTCTCTCCACGTAGAGAAGTTTCCAGGCCCCCAGTCACTCTGGGGCTCTCCCGCTATGGCCCGGCATTTCCATCCCAGCAAAGGGGACCCCAGGGCCATCTTCCTCGTGCAGGAGGTTTGAGAGAGCCCCACGGATATTGCAGAGACGAAGTGAGCCCAGGCTGTTCTCCAAGAGCACCCAGAACATCCTGGATTGGGTGGTGAGCAGAGAGGCCAGGAGGAGTGACCCAGAGGCCCTGTGGTGCCAGGGCCCAGCTCGCACAGCGTTCCGCTGTGCCCCCTCCAATGCCTCCTCACCCCTCCTGGggtttccttccctcccacctccctcaccCCAGAGGAGGTTGCCCAGGGCAGGCTGGGCTAAGGGGCTGCAGTTCTTACCCAGGTGGGGAGACAGGTGTCCAGGAACCAGGACCGTGCACTCATTCCCACTCCCTGTCAGGGTCAGGGACACGCAGAGGTCCCACGGCAAAGGCCTCTCTCGAGTGGTCAGAGGCGCCCCCAGCTCCACAGCTTCTTGGGGGGGACACCCTCTGGGGGATGGCTCAGTGACTTAGAGGGGGACAGGGGAGAGACACTGCGGAGACCAGGGCACACAGTCGGTGCCCGTCCAGAGCCCTTTGCCCTCTCAGGACTGGGAGCGGGGAGGGAGTCCAGGCTGGTGGGTCCCCGGGGCTGGGCTGCCACCAGGGGGCACCTTCTAGGACCGGGATCCTCAACTCCACATTTTGAAATCCAGTTAATGAGTCACCACCagcaattttataaaataaaaaagaacagaagcCATCAGAGTGCGGTGCTCGCAGTAAAGGAAACTTTTGTTTCAGATATACATGTATGATAGAACATGTAATTCACACGGGTCATGGCTTTAAACGTTTAAAAACTATTGTTTAGACTCCAGTCACGCAGCATACCCCTTTGAGCGTGCAAATCCTGGCAGCCGAGCATGGCCCGGTGACTGTCAGGGAACAGCCTCAGGGCCATCAGTGCTCTGCTCTCCCCTCCTTGTAGCACCAGCTTTCTGAGGGCCAAATGGCCACGGTGATCCTCTTTCTGCCAGGCAGTTACCCCAAGATAGACCCGAGATGCTGGATTTGGGGTCCTCCACTCGTCACTTTTAAATAAGTGCCTTTTTAGGCCTCCCCAGGGAACCCCTGAAGCCAGAAAGGAACTTAAGTCTCTTCTCCCAGGAATCTGAGCTgcagaatgaattttaaaaatctagctaACCCAGGGGATATGGGGAAGCACTTAAAGTTATTAGCAGAAGCACACGGTCAGCAGCACCCGGCATATGGCtgcctctcccctgccctcccactgGAGTCGGCACTGGCCCCCTAGACAGGGTTAGGCTCCGAGGTGATGCCTGGGGTCAGGGTAGTGGCTGAGCCGCAAAGCCTTAAGGTGACTTTTTTCCCATACGAGGGCCCCTACTGAAGCTTGTGTGTGGAGTGGGGGGCCCTAGACTCTCCGGGGACCCCAGCGCTGTCTCCAGAAGTTCCTTGGACTTCATCTCTTAGCTGGTCACTCTCCAGCCGCCATTTCTAGGAGGACAGAAGCCTGGCGAGCTGATTTTATAACTGGGAAGACTGGAGTGGAAGACGGTGAGGTCAGGAGAGAGTGGAGCGTGGGAGCTTCCCCATTCCTttgcatcctcatcaacacttgtaaTTTGCCTCTTTTtaattctagccatcctagtgggtatgatgtgatacctcattatggCTTTAATCTGCAtctccctgatggctaatgatgttgagcatcttttcctgtgcttatgggctgtacatcttctttggagaaacgtctattcagattctttgcccatttaaaaagtggactatttgtctttttattgttgagttgcaagggttctttatatattctggacgcCAATTCCTTATCAGATACCTAATTTGCAAACATTTCCCCCATTCTGTGGGTCGTCTTTCTCAACCCAAAGCCTTGGTGTGGACATAGAAATGGGGCCAGAGATTTATTTCAACACATATGAAATAAGAAATGGGTTCAGGGCTGGAGATTTGGTCTTTGGGGAAATGCAGAACTTCACTCTTACTTGCTAACATGTTTACTTTGGGGGCTTCTGCTGTCTGGGTCAAGCATGAGGCGTGGTGGCCCACACATACGGGAGCAACAGCCTGAGGGCAGGCCGAGCCAGGAGGCAGTGGACACCACCGAAAACGGTCCCTCCTGAGCTGGGAGCGTCTGCAGGAGGCTGTGCGCACCCACGCCATGGTGGGCGAGGGGTGATCGGGAGGTGACCGGAGGCTGATGAGTTAATTTAACACGCGGCGGCTGCTGCCAAGAGTTGTGAATTAAAGCTGCGTGGGAGTCCGCAGGATGCAGCTCCGAGCTGGCCCTGCGGCGGGTGGGGCTCAGAGAGAGGGCGGCTAGGGACCCTTCCTTGGCCCCTGAGGGCTGCTCTGGGATCCTGTGAGATGCTTCTCTTCCCTTGTTTGTAAAGAGGAACTGAGATTCCTGCTCGGACGCTGTGGTCTCCGGCTGCAGCCGCCACTTCCGCAGCCCACGCCTCTGTCTCGTCAGACCTTCTTCCCCTTCCCGCGGGGCTATGGATGGCCTAGTAGTGGGATTCGGCCAGGAATGCGGGATGGTGAACTCTGCAGCGCTGGGACTCAGGCTTCACCGTGCATTGTCTCCCCTCCCCGCTTCTAGAAACCAATGGCGCCTGTTCCGCCTGCGGGGGGCTGGTGGTGCCCCTTGTCCTCCCAGACAAGGCGGCCCCGTCCACGCCTGGCGACCCTCCCCGGCCCTGGGACTTCACCTCCGTCGTCGCCCAcgtctccctgcccctccccaccttcctgtGTAACGAGGAAGCTCGGGGGGCCTCGGGGCCAGACCCCCTGGAAGTCAGCCTGGCAGACCCTCGGGCTGGCCGGGCCCCCGGCGCACCTCTCAGAGACAGCCTGAACCACCTCAACCTGCCCCCGCTGCTGGCTCTGACCACACGCTGGCCCCCGATCCTGGGCGCAGATGGGGCCCAGGCTCCGGGCCACCTGCCAGGGGCCGAGCGGGCCCCCCGCACCCCAGGGGGCTTCTGCACGCCGGCCGCACTGGCCAGGCACCAGCAGCTGCATTGCCACCTGCAGGCTCAACGCTGCTTCACCTGCAAGTTCTGTGACAAGGAGTATGGCAGCCTGGGCGCCCTCAAGATGCACATCCGCACACACACGCTGCCCTGCCTCTGCACCATGTGCGGCAAGGCCTTCTCCAGGCCCTGGCTGCTCCAGGGCCACATCCGGACCCACACAGGTAGGTGCCAGGGCCCATGAGGGATCTGGCTGGGGGGTCAGGGTGGGGTCTGGGCACACACGGCTTCTTTTTCCTGGTGTCCTGAGGCTGTGGCACAACGAGCCACACCCCGGCGGGCTCAAAACATCAGAAATGCTCTCTCACAGTCTAGAGCCAGAAGTCTGACATCAAGGTGTCACGGGGCCAGGCTCCCTCCAGATCTGGAGAGGGGGATCCTTCCCACTTCTGCCAGCTCCTGGGGCCCCAGGTGTTCCTTGTGGCCATGtcattccagtctctgcctctgtcctcacacGGCCTCTcccctgtgtctgtgtccagatttccctctagctataaggacaccagtcacattgggtTCAGGGCCCGCATGCTCCGGTACAACTTAAATTGaacttgatcacatctgcaagGACTCTCTTTCCAAATCAGGTCATACTCACAGGTAACCAGGTTTAGGACACGGATGTAtctttttggggggacacaattcaactcgtAACACCTGGCAGAGCGCAGGATGCACAGGGCTTCCGCGGGGCCTGACTTCTCAAACAGTCCATGGCCTTCCTGAATTCTGGAGCAGCGGCGGAGGAGGGGAGCCAGAAAGGCCTGGCTTGGGGGTGAGGACCCCAGGGCTCACACAGCCTGTCCGACGGGCTGGGATTTACCCAGGAGCAATCCTGTCCCTGGGTGAGagggtggtcacagagcacaggcGATGCAGGAGAGAGCAGTTGCGGACAGGAGGCAGGGACAGGATGGGGGATACGGGGAAGGGAGCTCGCGGTCTTTCATTCTGTAGATTACAAACCACGGCCCAGAAAGCGCGCCAGGGCCGGCTCTGCCCAAGGGCAGCCAGGGGCTGAGCTGGACCCCACCCCAGGTCTTCCTCTTGAGTCCAGGACTTTGTCAAGCACGCGGTGAAAGGGAGACAGGAACAGGCCGGGGACTTACAACAAACAGTCTCTGGAACTGGACCCTCCCTCACCCTCAGTCACGGCTCTGTGACTCACACGAAAGAAGGGTTTTGCAGGAGCCTTTTTCCAGGCTGGAAATCCACCTGGTTTTCCCCGACCGCTGGCTGAGGATGTCCCCTGAGCGCCCCATCACACAGCCAGGGCTcagtgccctggtctgggagcgcAGGGTCAGCGGCCAGGACGCAATGCTCTGGGCCCCACAGGACTACAGGCTGCTGCCTCCCAGGGCCCCTGGGGCTGCGGGACTCTCCACGCAGGCAGAGCTGAACAGATGACTCTCATTGACCCTTTCTTTTATACTTGGGGGGTCAGCCTGGAGGGCAAGGTCCCAACAGAAGGACTTCGTCCAAATCCCTGGTCGCCCTGATTGGAGGTGGCCTGGAGGACACGGGAATCCTCATTGGTCCTGAGCGCCTGCCCTTGTACAGCCGCCTTCACGGTTCCCACCGTGGCTTTCAGGGGGTGGGTACAGCTGCCAGGAGGCCTGCAGCGCCTCTCCCGTCCAGGGCTGGTGACAGAGGGCCCCAGGGGAGCTCCAGAAGAAGCAAAGAGCCATCTAGCCAAGATCGGTGTTTTAGCTGCTGCGGTCTTGCCCAGGTTATCAAGCACATGACCCCCTCAGTGGAGGGCAGGTGCTAAGGCCCTCGTCACTGACCCCGAGGGAGCGGGCGACAGAGACGAAGGCGTTAGCCTCACTGTGAGGGCTGAGGAACCTCTGGGCGGGGGACGGCTTATGCATCTGCGAGCCTGGGGCCACCCTCCGCAGGGCTGTTCCTGGCCGCTGCAGCCGGTCGCTCAcctgtctccctcccctcccccaggtgagAAGCCCTACACCTGCCCTCACTGCAGCAGGGCCTTCGCCGACCGCTCCAACCTGCGGGCCCACCTGCAGACGCACTCGGACACCAAGAAGTACCAGTGCAAGCGCTGCGCCAAGACCTTCTCCCGCGTGGCGCTCCTGGCGCGGCACGAGGAGTCCGGCTGCTGCGCCCCCTGAGAGGCGGAGGGGCCGAGGAGCGGGGCGTCCTGGGAGGGCGTCGCCCTTCCCTGCCCCCGTGAGGGACTTCCCTCCGGGGATGACTCTCGTCCAGCTGAGAGCCTCCTCCATGCTGTTTCCAGCGAGCTCTGGTTCCGGTTCTGTTCCTCCCAGTGACAGC encodes:
- the SNAI3 gene encoding zinc finger protein SNAI3, whose product is MPRSFLVKTHSSHRVPNYGQLERQRETNGACSACGGLVVPLVLPDKAAPSTPGDPPRPWDFTSVVAHVSLPLPTFLCNEEARGASGPDPLEVSLADPRAGRAPGAPLRDSLNHLNLPPLLALTTRWPPILGADGAQAPGHLPGAERAPRTPGGFCTPAALARHQQLHCHLQAQRCFTCKFCDKEYGSLGALKMHIRTHTLPCLCTMCGKAFSRPWLLQGHIRTHTGEKPYTCPHCSRAFADRSNLRAHLQTHSDTKKYQCKRCAKTFSRVALLARHEESGCCAP